The region CTATGGACCCTTTAATAAATCTGCAGACCCTCAGACTtttacaaagtattttaaagacaaaaaaaaattaaaaagtctttattattatttttcatgttcTCTACAAGTACAACTGAACATGTGGACCTTCATTTCCTTtaaggcaaagaaaaaaaaatcctaccaaAAGGTGCATAGTACCAAATGAACATGAACTTGTCCAAATCCTACAACATAGAAAATTCAAATGcaacatttcatttaaacaaacatGTTTTTCCCCCCAACATAAAAAGTTCAGTCATTTGAGTTTATTGCCTTGGATTCAGCAGCAATAATGACAGAAGTCCCACATTGGATTGTTTCAGAAGATAATGTTCCTCCAGCTTGAGTAAGGCACAGGAGACTGTTGTGTTGTGATGAAAGATCAAGATTAAATAGGAAAAGAGGAATGATCAAGTGATCTTCAGGAAAGCTGGGAGAAGAGAACAAACGGATGTAACAATGCTGAAGACCGCTCACATTCCCATCCTGATGCTCTGAATGATCTGGAATATCGCTGTAgattacaaaaacaacattagAACAACAAATATTTGATCCTCGCATAATGCaaagtattttttaatttacataatcgTTTTTTTTAAGTTGTTCAGTGTTTTTGCATGTTCAtcagaaataaaataactaattgcATGCTAGGTAAAAGAGattttatgttattttcaaataaaatgtacaacGTTTAGCGCATGCATGATGCCCAGCCTGCATCACAAATGCACTTTGTCCCTTTAAACACAGAGTTATGAAATAAAGTTCACGCTTACAATGCCGATTCATGCTTTGGATGCAAGCCGATTGCAAAAGTCATCAGTAAATTTAAAGAATGATCTCTTTAATGCATTAGACTCATAATAACACTCACCTGATCCACACACTACAAAGACGAACAAGGCTAGAAGCCAAGGTCCCACAACTGCCTTCTCTTCTTGAGAGACCCTCTAGAGAAAAAGATCAACATTTGTTTATTACACAGGTCTACATCACTACTAAAGAAAGTCAGTATGATCAAATGGGGAATTAACAGCTGCCAAGCACAATCTTATGTGAATGCACGAAGTAAGCGTTTACTGGAATGCAAACAAAGTCCTATTTTtggaaaacataaataaaaagtaatggcTATGGTGAAGGTCTTACCGTGGATTTGGACACGTTGCCTCTCTGAGTGATGTTCTTGCTGTGTTTCTCATTCGCCATGCGAATCCTCTGCTTGGCCACCATCCTTTACCGtggttttattaaagaaaaagaagaaagtggGAGCGAGAGAGGTCCAGGAGGTTTGAAATCAGTTGAACGTGTGATCTCTGACTGATGTACTGGTTTAGTCTACGTGTGCATAAGAAAAACTCACTCCACCCATCGCGACGTGGACGCTTCGAAACGAAATCAAAACTGCGTCCAAAGCTACAGATAATGGGCGGGGCTTGAGCAGTCGATGGCtctaaaatcatatttattttatttataattaattgtatttcataatctcaatatatttttttattgtctatGACTTTTAAAGTTAATCAGTgtcaatatttacaaataaataagtgtccAGAACGTTTTAATCGCAGAGTTTCTGTCACGTGGGAAGTGTTATTTTAATCAGCGCTGGTGAAGCAAGACCAATTACTGCTGTTCTCGGTTACTGGAAAATTTATGTTTTTAGTAATTCTGTAAAGGTTTCTTGGGGCGAATAGTTATTTACGTGTGTTAGCTGACtagactttaatatatatatatattaaatatatatttatatataaatgtcatgaaaacatgttttagatTGCCATCGATCGCCTCCTGAAGGATGATTGTGTGAAAGCATTTGTTAACATTACTTCTCAGCTTATTTTAAAACTCACACatgcactttattattattattattacagtgagAAAAATGTCTTGGatgtaaagaaataaaatggTAACGTACTCTTGACTTAGAATAGACCAGTTTAGAGTAAAATTGACCTACTTTTATGatacattcacttttattttgttttgttccatAAGAATAGCCTCAGCTGGTATGGCAACATATCTTTATTTAACATACCTgaattgtcaaaaaaataaaacattctaagTTACATAACTCTGCAAAGTTATCATTTAttctcaattattttatttatttatttatttttatgtatgccaAATTCAATGTGTCAGGCAGAAACTCAAAGTCATCGATTAACTCAAAGAGCAGCCGGCATGCAAAATCATGTAATACAGCAAAGctcatcagcatgattaaaagttatttattattcTATAAATATTATGATAATTTACCCTTTTATTACAGCTTGAGAAGATGCAGAAAGAGGCCCAGCTCGTGAAAGAGCTTGAAGACCTTGAATTAGGGATGTAAACTACTCACTGTAACAGTTTTCACATTGCTCACCAGTTTTAAACCTTGATTTGTCATCAATATTTACTAAGATGACTTTTTTATGAAACTACTAATAAACAAGAGCCTGTTATGCTTCTTTGAACATGGTTAATATAATAAGCACTAAATTCTCCAAAGCAATATTGCTGTGCAATGTGACGTACAGCACAAGAtagcatttaataaaaatgttgaaattgaAACGGCTTGACTTTTATTATGTCTGCTGGAGAGCCGGAAGTGTTGATTTCTCCAAAGCAGTCGCAGGTTTTTAAGCTGAAGTTGTTGATAAATAAACTCACCAGGACGAACCGAAATCAGCATATATCTCAGGTTTGATGAGAGCACACTTGATTACACTGAGTTTGATACCTGTAGAGATTGTTCTTAAATGTTTATGTGTGATATTTAGATGAACCGGTGAGGTGCTTTTGTATACTCCTGTGTTTGTGTTCAATTTTACTCATACTACGAGTTTATTTCTGGAGTTTTTGTACATTGTCTcttcatataaatgtatttgtatttgttttacacGTTTAGATGACTTCCAGGCTTTTGACATTAAACACTTGAATCACAAAGATGAAACATTTATGCTAAACAGCTCCtcacttttattatttgtttgttttatcttttgtttgttttaaaaatgttactaACTTTGAACATTACCTTATTTAGTATAGACTCGATTCTTGaaaattccatatatatatatatttattttttaattatatatatatatatatatagatataattatataatcGGCAAAAGTTCTAGTATTTTtctaaacaagaaaataaaaaaacaacatatatatatatatatatatatatatatatatatatatatatatatccctttaGTAAAGAAGGAAGCATTAAGAAGAAAAGAGACAATTTAGGATTTAATTCGTTTGTATCCTGCATCAAGTATGCATTAGTTTTTCTTTCTGTGTTTAGAGTCTGTACACCTGAATGGACGCAGGTACACAGGTAGAGCTGTTTTTTGCTCTTCACTGACCCTTAAATATTAAACTGGACGGGACGGAAAGCAGCTGTCGGCTTCAGTAAGACTAACCCAAGTCAACCGAGCCTCAGTTATGCctgtgaaaaagaaaagaaagtcatCCGGATCCGAAGACCCAAGCATCAGAAAGTACAAAATCACCAGGTAAAAATATTTGTGAGTTCCTCTCTGCATCTTTCACTCTTTCATACATCAGTCGCTGTGTCATCACCTCTTTAATATCCAGTTACTGTCGGACACAAACTCCAGGACGGCTGCTTAACACAGATCACCAGTTCTCTAGCAAGAAATGTCTCGCCTGGTTTTATGAATATGCAGGTACATAAACAATACTTTCCTTACTCGCATTACTCGCGTCAAATGATTTTTCATCATCAgctttggagaaatatagcattgcatcagtgtctcatcaatggatgctctgcagtgaatgggtgccgtcagaatgagagtctgataaaaacatcacaataatccacagcactccagtccatcagtgaacatctggagaagacaaaagatgaaacacatccagcattaagatgattttagctcaaacacatagagtctataatccataataacacttcctccagtgaaaaagtgttctggtctgaatcaggagagaaatctgcacagatcaagcagtgtttaaacagctctaaacaaatatgtgtctggattttgatgtgagagacaacagctgatgccattttttcactggaggaagtgttattatggattatagactctatgtatttgagttaaaaacgtatcagctgtttggactctcatcctgacggcacccattcactgcagagcatcctttgatgagacactgatgcaatgctacatttctgatgaagaaacaaactcatcctaattcTTGAGCTGATCTGGTGATTGTCGTGGTTTTGAATCTGTGTAGGGTCAGATGATATCGTCGGCCCGGAGAGCATGGAGAAGTTCTGTGAGGACATCGGCGTGGAGCCAGAAAACGTTAGCAACTTGCATCTAAAGTTAGCAACGGTCTTCTATTTTGAAATCAGAGAAAACCATTGAGATAACGTGCACTGTGTTTCTGTGACCCCATCAGATTGTTATGTTAGTTTTAGCCTGGACACTTGAAGCAACAAATATGGGATTTTTCACCAAAGAAGAGTGGCTGAAAGGAATGACGTCACTACAGTAAGAAGTTTTGTGACATCATGAGAAAGTCTTTTATTGTGCTGCTGTTAAACTCCTGTGATGTGTGTACAGTTGCGACTGCACAGAGAGATTACAGGGCAAGCTGGATTATATGCGCTCTCAGCTGAACGACCCGGTTTTATTCAAGAACATTTACAGATACGCCTTCGACTTCGCCAGGGTGAGACGATGACAAACATGCACTTATTTTCACCTTTTTATGATAAACATTACTTTTCGGATGCATTTACAGTTAATTTTTTGTCTGCTTATGGATGTTTTTCCATCATATTCATCTGGTTTTATATATTATGTAGGATAAAGATCAGCGCAGTCTTGATATAGACACTGCAAAATCCATGTTGGCTCTTCTCCTCGGAAGGACGTGGCCTCTGTTCCCAGTTTTCCACCAGTTTCTGGAGGTTTGTCGTCTTTTTATAAAAACAAGATTGTCATATCTGCTCCAAATTAggtgaaaaaaaacacacaataaaagcaATTAGCAAAATTTAGGAGCACATATAAAAACCTTCAGGGGCACAATAGAATTAGTTTTTAGAAAATACACAAAGAGATGTTTTACAACCAAAAAGGCTTTCGCAAtactttgaatttgaatttgaatttgttttCATACAAAACGCACACTGGGATTTTAAAAATGTCTGCTTTAAACCGCCTCTGATTGTTGAATTAAATGCCTGATACATTTGTGTAACTAAAATACCAATAATAACCAGTAAAAAGTGTTatacttttaattaaacaagCTTGAAATATactgagacttttattttgaaatgtcgtGACTGCATGCATCAGCGCATTTAAATGTGCAAcactcatatttatttaattaaatcatcaCCGTTTGAAGTTTATCACATTAAGCTGTATTGTGAATACAAcctattaaaatgataaataatgttTGTTATAGCCTttttttatggccttaaatttgAAACAAAActccagaatttttattttatttcaaaaaacgaactaattaattgcacatttttcgagaattaatcatgattaattgcatgCTGTTGTTTATTTTGTCCTAATTTCACATTGAATCTCCAAATTGTTTTAGAAACGACATAAAGTTTGCGTCTTTTTACTAAGCAGCCTATTATTAATGAAGGCTATCAATGCTGCTTTTGGTGTCtctattaaatgcattaattatagCCATTCAAATTACAGTATAATTAATTATAACTGAATTTACCTCTCTTTTGCATTTTATCGTGCTTGATACAGTGCTCATATTATCTACTATAACACTATTCAAGGGATGCCAGGGAAAGAAATATATGCTGTTGAATATTTTtactgtgttaaaaaaaaaataataataaattttgagAACCCTGCTTTATATTGCGCACATTTTTAGTCATAAATGCAAGCGAAACACTAGCACTGTCAAACTCCCGTGAAGCCAAACTGAAGTTGTGTGTGTAGATTATGCATTTTAACACACTGAATTCATTAGTATGTTGTTTAATAAGATTCTTTGAAGTACTGTGACTAACAGAAACATCTCCTCAGCAATCAAAGTATAAAGTCGTGAATAAAGACCAGTGGTACAACGTCCTCGAGTTCAGCCGCACGGTTAACACAGACCTGAGCAACTATGATGAAGACGGAGCCTGTAAGTGTGATGGATTCCTCTCATCTTCTCTCATGAGATGCGTCTGAGTTAAACggctgctgatgtgtgtgtgatttcaggGCCAGTGATGCTGGATGAGTTTGTGGAGTGGAATAAAGCCAGAATTGCATTATAGCGCAAGCAGACGCTGGATTCAAGCACATCAGAGTTTTGTTGTTTTTCGGTGTGTGACCCCATCACTACCCAGAGACTCTTACAGTGTTACTTTAAAAGAAAAGGGCACAGAGGAATCACAAGACGAAAGGGGAAATATTTTTCTTATGTATTAAATTTGTTGCAGCAGATCTGTTGCGAGTGTTGTATGAATTTTCAGTCTGTTTGtcatttcctttccttttctttttccctCAAAGTTTTACTTTGTTTATAGTGTTTTGAGAAAGAAAATACATAAAGCAGTTGTAAataaatttttcttctttttacaaCACTGTTAGAGCAATTTCCAGCTAAAATCTAAATGGATAAAAATCTTtactttacaaaagcacaaacgTTCTGAACCAGTAAGactattaatgtttttgaacacCTTCTTATTgctgcatttgtttaattaaaaatacagtaaaattatgaaatattattacattttaaaactgctgctttctaagtgaatatatattaaactgtaatttatttctgtgatgcgcagctgtattttctgcatcattactgcagtcttcagtgtcacatgatcttcagaaatcattctgatatactgatttgctgcttaagaaacatttctgattatcttCAATCAAATATTCTTCTGGAAAATCtgatatttaatttttcaggattGACAGATGAATATAAAGTCCAAAAACAGAATTTCTTTGAAATAGAAACCgtctgtaacattgtaaatgtttttactgtcacttttaatcaatttaatgcatccttgctgaataaaagtattaatttctttcaatatatgtcttactgaccccaaacattttttacgtatattttccaaatatatgcATTACAGTTACTACTTTTGATAGTGACATTGCCTATATGAAGCACGTTTAACATACAATTTGAtgcttataaatgtaaaatatatatgtgtctctggagcacaaaagcaaaaAACTTAAGTCTCTgcggtatatttgtagcaacagccaaaaatatattgtatgagTGAgttaaaaatcattaggatataaaaaacatgttccatgaagatatgaagtacatttcctaccataaatatataaaaactttatttttgattagtagtatgcattgctaagaacttaattaggacaactttaaagatgattttctacATATTTAGTTGtatttcagccaaatattgtcctcctaataaaccacacatcaataACTGAATTTATATGTACACTTAATAAAACAAGTGGTAGATTTAGACATCAGTGGTGTCTTCCATTATGTCATAAATGTGTCCCTCAGCCTGTTTGTAAGTCTCCAGTGTCTCCCGCTGAAGCTGAAACACTGTCTTCATGGGAAGCAGCGTCTGCTTGAATCGTCTGGCCGTCAGTCGACTCTCTCTCTGGGTTGATGTCAATGGCTTCAGCCTGTTTCATGATGGCAGTAAGTCTCGTCAGTGACCTCGTCCTCAGTTTGGGCCTGACCTCTTCTTCTCCCTCCATCCCTGAGCCTTTGATATGGCTGTATGGAGTCCCTTCTTCATCATAGTTGTAGACTTTAATGACACGGATCTTCTGTTTTGGATGTGGACTAACGGCTGATCTCAACTGTGGGGTTTGTTCTTCCCCTTCACAACTCTGAGGCTCATTAATAACATTTCCGATAGCATCTGCGTTGTCAACATCCATGCGTTCCCGATCAACCAAACCAGCCTGGTCTTCTACAGTGGTTTGGTTTTTATGGAAGAACACCGTGTCAGTTTGTGCTCTGGTGGTTTGTCTGTTGATGTGATTGTGGTGGTCTTTTCTATGAGGCATGTTGGCCCTTATAGTCTTTAGGCACTTCAACACGTAGGATCTACTGAATGCACCAAGTGTGAAGGCTACTAAAAAGCTCACGATTACTGACGATGCCACAGTCGCCGCGAAATGGCTTTGTGACACTGTGTCGCTGTGAACCCCTGCCTCCCTGGTCTTCCTCTGACGAGAAACTACGTTAACTCTGTAAGGCACGATTGTTTTGCTCATCTTGTCCAGATGGACACAGTAATAGAGTCCGTCATGGCTGGAAGTGGCTCTTGAAATCTTCAAAGTGCCATTGCATGTGTACACTGGGTCTTTGTGTTGGTGGTTACAGCTGTCAAACAGACCGAACGGTGTCTGCCAAAACTGTGCCAGCACTGCTGAGACAAGAATACAACACTCACGACTGAATACAGCGGGTAAAACAATTACTGAACATCTCACCATTTCTCCCaggaaatatatttctaaaggtgctgttgacttgaaattttcaccagatgtcagTAACAAACCAAGTTAACCATATATACCaagaaaacaaagcaaataatttcaaaaattaagttctgtgtaataaaatggaatgacatGTTTGATACTTGTTTTACCTGAAGCTTAAAACACTGAAAATAGAGTTAAATTTGGGTTCTTTTTCAGCAAGGGGTCAGTGAAGGGAAGCACTTAACATTATGAAATGAAAtactttatgtatataaaaagttTCACtggaatcaaataaaatataaaaaaagctatgccgaggcaacatttcttattttcaactTCATGTAATAaaatactaaactaaaactaaaaaaaagaccaaaacacacaacaaagttactaaaacttCAACTGAAATTAAagttgaatatataaatgtaagaaaaaattgagaaatatttcatcaaatagaataaaaatacaataactgTAAAACTTATTGAGATATGATTATAAAATAACACCAGGTCATAAATGcactttatagttttattttctctttatttgatATACCTTATTTTTCACAATTCTCCACAAGTCTGATttcatcataaataaataaataaattataaaacgcATTTTGTAATCTATTGATGAATTTACATTTTCCataaattct is a window of Carassius carassius chromosome 23, fCarCar2.1, whole genome shotgun sequence DNA encoding:
- the dcun1d5 gene encoding DCN1-like protein 5 isoform X2 — translated: MPVKKKRKSSGSEDPSIRKYKITSYCRTQTPGRLLNTDHQFSSKKCLAWFYEYAGSDDIVGPESMEKFCEDIGVEPENIVMLVLAWTLEATNMGFFTKEEWLKGMTSLHCDCTERLQGKLDYMRSQLNDPVLFKNIYRYAFDFARDKDQRSLDIDTAKSMLALLLGRTWPLFPVFHQFLEQSKYKVVNKDQWYNVLEFSRTVNTDLSNYDEDGAWPVMLDEFVEWNKARIAL
- the dcun1d5 gene encoding DCN1-like protein 5 isoform X1; this encodes MPVKKKRKSSGSEDPSIRKYKITSRCVITSLISSYCRTQTPGRLLNTDHQFSSKKCLAWFYEYAGSDDIVGPESMEKFCEDIGVEPENIVMLVLAWTLEATNMGFFTKEEWLKGMTSLHCDCTERLQGKLDYMRSQLNDPVLFKNIYRYAFDFARDKDQRSLDIDTAKSMLALLLGRTWPLFPVFHQFLEQSKYKVVNKDQWYNVLEFSRTVNTDLSNYDEDGAWPVMLDEFVEWNKARIAL
- the LOC132101781 gene encoding uncharacterized protein LOC132101781 isoform X2; protein product: MELSIRSLLALILFWDSLCVESETAAHRNSRESLQTVMSSQIKRLQVRPENSVHIHPGQKLTLQCQSEGDEVLAQFWQTPFGLFDSCNHQHKDPVYTCNGTLKISRATSSHDGLYYCVHLDKMSKTIVPYRVNVVSRQRKTREAGVHSDTVSQSHFAATVASSVIVSFLVAFTLGAFSRSYVLKCLKTIRANMPHRKDHHNHINRQTTRAQTDTVFFHKNQTTVEDQAGLVDRERMDVDNADAIGNVINEPQSCEGEEQTPQLRSAVSPHPKQKIRVIKVYNYDEEGTPYSHIKGSGMEGEEEVRPKLRTRSLTRLTAIMKQAEAIDINPERESTDGQTIQADAASHEDSVSASAGDTGDLQTG
- the LOC132101781 gene encoding uncharacterized protein LOC132101781 isoform X1 codes for the protein MELSIRSLLALILFWDSLCVESETAAHRNSRESLQTVMSSQIKRLQVRPENSVHIHPGQKLTLQCQSEGDEAVLAQFWQTPFGLFDSCNHQHKDPVYTCNGTLKISRATSSHDGLYYCVHLDKMSKTIVPYRVNVVSRQRKTREAGVHSDTVSQSHFAATVASSVIVSFLVAFTLGAFSRSYVLKCLKTIRANMPHRKDHHNHINRQTTRAQTDTVFFHKNQTTVEDQAGLVDRERMDVDNADAIGNVINEPQSCEGEEQTPQLRSAVSPHPKQKIRVIKVYNYDEEGTPYSHIKGSGMEGEEEVRPKLRTRSLTRLTAIMKQAEAIDINPERESTDGQTIQADAASHEDSVSASAGDTGDLQTG
- the serp1 gene encoding stress-associated endoplasmic reticulum protein 1, which gives rise to MVAKQRIRMANEKHSKNITQRGNVSKSTRVSQEEKAVVGPWLLALFVFVVCGSAIFQIIQSIRMGM